Genomic DNA from Hordeum vulgare subsp. vulgare chromosome 2H, MorexV3_pseudomolecules_assembly, whole genome shotgun sequence:
GCAGCCGGCGACCAGTCGGGATGCAAGCTTTTGATGAGCGCCGCCACGCCGCTAACATGTGGCGTCGCCATGGACGTACCTGATATGATTTTGAAAGAAGGCCCTGGCCACGCCGCAAGGATGTTGAGCCCGGGCGCAAGAATGTCTGGCTTGAGCACGCCGAGGGAAATAGAGCTTGGACCCCTGGAAGAGAATGACGCCACGACCGGGCTCGGACGAACACCCAACACTGTGTTGTTGTATGTGAAAGTGGCAACGGCGTCGTTCAATGCTGACTTCGCGTAATCTGCAATGGTGATGCCGTCGGCGTAGGTCACCTGCACCACTCTCGCCTTGAAGTCCCGAAGAGCAATGGTGTAGCCGGCGGCTTCGTTATTGAAAAGCACAACGCCAGCCGCACCGGCAACCATTAGCCTCTCGATGTCGGAATACCGAGTCGTCGGTGTCGTGGACTGGCAAACAATTACTTTCCCGGCAACGGAACCGTGATCCTCATTCTGGCAGAAACGATGTTGCTCGGAGTAGAGGAGAGGGTACGGCTTTGAGGTTGGCTTTGTCACCTGGGTAAGTGCTTCTCCATCAATTCGCTTGCCGTTGCCGAGATGCACGCCAGCATCGAACCTCCGGTCCACCGAGCCGGCGGCGACTGTGAGCAACCATGGCGCATCGTTTGTGATCAATTGTGGAGTGGGACCTCTGTTGCCAGCCGCACACACCACAATAATGCCCTTGGATATTGCACTGAACGCACCGATAGCGATGGGGTCATTGTTGAAGCTGACACTGGTGAAGCTACCGAGAGATAGCGAGAGCACGTCCACCCCATCCTTGATGGCCGCGTCCATGCCGGCTACTATCATGGATTCTTTGCAGCCCTTCTTGGTGCACACCTTGTACATGGCGATGTGTGCACCTGGAGCAATTCCAGAAGCAGTGCCTGTGCCCACGCCTTGGTCCGACGCGCCAGCGACGAAGTTCCCGGCGGCAGTGGACGAGGTGTGTGTTCCGTGCCCGTCGTAATCGTACGAGTTATCATCTCCAACAAGTGATTTGGCACCGATGAGCTTGTTGTTGCACCTGACCGCCTTGCAGGAGCCCTTCCACTTTGACGGGGGCGGTGGGACACCATGATCGTCGAACGAAGGGTGTGATGCATAGATCCCAGTGTCGAGCAGCCCAACGATCACTCCCTTCCCGTAGCCAGCATCACTCCAAAGCCCGGTACCATTCCTCAGCCCAAGGAACTCCGGTGTGTGCGTGGTCATGAGCTGCAACGTCCGGTCTGGGAACGCACGCACGAACCCGGGCTTCTTGGCGACTGCATCGAGCTCAGACTCTGTGAGCTTCGCCGTGAAGCCACTGAACACCTCGGTGTAGGAGTGGAGGAGACGCGGCTCCCCAGATTCGCCGATTTTTGAGCTCGGCAAGAAAGTTTCATACCACCGACGATGCCCCTCTCCGTCGGCACCTGAGGGGGGTGGCTGAACGAGCACAATGTAAGTGCGGTAAGCAGATGTTTGTGTAGCACTCTGATGTACCCTTCCAGCAGATGGACTAACATAGCACACTGAAGGTGTAGGAGAGAAGGTGGCGAGCAGGAGAAGTGGTAGTAGTATGAGATTTGTCAAGAACGCCATTGCTGAAGCTAGCTAGGCACACCTACACGACCGAAGAAGGCGATGGCGATGGAATGTCTGTCCGGCCAGTACCCCGTGTTCTTCATTTATACAACACCAATGATCAATGTGATGCAACTTTAATGCTGCAGAAGTTAATCCCATGGATATCTAGCGCATGCAGGAGCATACAACAGCTTTAATTTGTGTCCGATAAATGCGCAGTATTAAAGCATACACCATCTTTAATACTATGTGTGTGCTGATACACAAATAGACGATTTGGAACAATGAGGAAAATCAATATATGGGGGAAATATATTACAATATGTGCATGAATCATATATTACAATATGTGCGGAAATGAAAGGAAATCAATGACTCAAATTTAATACAGATTACCCACGTTTATCATCAGTACTATAGTGTATCTCGAGAGTTATGATGTGGGATATGTGGGGGACATATATACACGATCTTTTTCAATTCTCTGCATGATGTTAAGAATTATTTCGCGTGGACACCAGTGCACTATTGATTTAGATTGGAAGATAATGAAGGATTCAAAAtcaacaaatgttagtttaacatGATGTCTTGTATATCGTCTCATAAATGACAATATGGAAATGATGAGAGCAGGAGATATGTTATATACTTATATATCATCTCATAAATGACAATATCACAAAAGATTTATTCTGCTTAACTAGTGTGATCAAGTGATATTGTACTCTCAGTATCAAGGACCCTTCTCTCAAATCCATCATAATAAAGATACAATAATTTGTTTATGTCTTGGGCTGTTTACAATTAATAGACTGTTTTACTACTGTGAATCCTTTGAGATTCAATCAACTCCTCTTATTTGACGCATGGTAACTACTACTCTATCTGAGAGTACAATAACATCAGCCGGTTTCTCTACCACGATAACAAGATGGGTATGCTCCACAATAACATCAGCCGGTTTCTCTACCACGAAATTATTCAAAATTAGATTTCTACTGCAAAAACAAGATAGGAGTACAAAAGAGCAGCATTAATTAATGCATAACAAATTAAGTCCCAATATCCATACGTATGTTACAATGGATATATATGGGTAAAGAGAGAAAACAAGGATAAAAGCATTAGACTTGGTCTGAGAGCAGACTATTAGACCATCGATCTCGAGCCATTTCCCTAAAATTTGACTCCTCAAACGACCCAACAAAACATAACTCATCAAGTTTGATGTGTGCACAACAACTTCTGGCCAGTAGATGACATTGCAAAAGTAATTTAATAAAGACTCATCAAGGGATGCGCGCGTAACTCCAATCCCTGTCgttgctccttcatgtggatgcgAGCTATTTGCATGTGCAtgattcttcttctctctcttgctgTACACACACCGACACATGCATGCCTACTTTATCTTTCCTCTCTCCTCTAACTCTATCACTTTTTATTTGTTTCACAATTTAGGTGGCTCATGTCTTTTAAACcaaaaacatgtttctaaaacttTTTACATGTTTGAAATTGTGATGCCAAGTCCTTCAGAACAAGATCAGTCTTGGATACATGCGGAACACTTTTTTTTGTTGAAGCCGTGAAAAACTTTCTGAATAACAGGCTTGCACTTTGTTAGAAATATGAAAGAACTTTGCTAGAAAATGTATTTAAAACTGAAGAACTTTATAAACAGTTTACCAGAACTTCAATGAAAAGTTTATGGAACTTGTTTGAGCTGCACACAATATTTATGGTAAACTAAAATGAAAAAATTCAAACTAATTCAAATATATTCAACATTGGTCTTGTTCTAAAGGTCTTTACGCCAGAAgttcaaatatatataaaaaaataaatttgaaatgTTGGTTTAGAAGATATAAATGATTTAAGTTTACAAAGGGGTAATAAAATGATGGATTTGCTTGGGAGAGAGCAGGtctgggagagagaggagagaggtacaAAAAGCCTTGATTTGACGTGCATGTAGAATAATTGATTTAACATGCATGCATGTAGGATGGATGGATCAGATATGCATTACGCGCGCAAAGGGTTAGACAAAATCCGCGTCCCTTGTGGCAGCTGGATTGATATAGCATAGTGCGAGCGTAGGAAAGAGGACGGTGAGCAAGAGAAGTGGTACTGAGAGATTTGTAACGACGCCATTCCTCGAGGCTCAAGCCACACGACTACACGATGAAGATGATGGCAATGCCAAAATGGGATCAATCACCCGGTAATCTTTATACATCACGACCAGTTAATGTGTTGTGTCTTATTTTTGGCATATGTTAATCAGTTGATAAATCCAGCGCATATGGTAACACATTAATGAATCTAATTTTTGTTAAATCTGGAAGATATGATAAGATTATGTGGGACGGCGGGAATGAATGTCGGTAATGTATCTACCTGGGTTTATGGTGCGGGGTGTAGTGGAAAAGACACATGGTATTTTTCGATTTCTGGATCTGGGTGATCTTTACTACATATATTAAATATCTGTAACATTGGAGGataattattttttcaaaaataacaGCTTCTAGTTCTGTATACCACCTATGattgatagatcccgtggatcgtcaaggctagatgtgttcggtgagcgTGGTAGGTTATTACCTTGTAGCGTGCTCGATGAGCTCCCTTCAGAGACCGTCGtgaggtgatgacgacggtggggaaggagagagagatgcggtagcggcggcggtggacttcccatcgcttcagtgcatccctctagatcggattagggttagagagtggggaaccagtagcggcggcgaacctcgtaacccgtgccatggtccacacctcctctatatatagcactgcgcgacaggggcccaccagccttgcttgggctgga
This window encodes:
- the LOC123429426 gene encoding subtilisin-like protease 4, whose protein sequence is MAFLTNLILLPLLLLATFSPTPSVCYVSPSAGRVHQSATQTSAYRTYIVLVQPPPSGADGEGHRRWYETFLPSSKIGESGEPRLLHSYTEVFSGFTAKLTESELDAVAKKPGFVRAFPDRTLQLMTTHTPEFLGLRNGTGLWSDAGYGKGVIVGLLDTGIYASHPSFDDHGVPPPPSKWKGSCKAVRCNNKLIGAKSLVGDDNSYDYDGHGTHTSSTAAGNFVAGASDQGVGTGTASGIAPGAHIAMYKVCTKKGCKESMIVAGMDAAIKDGVDVLSLSLGSFTSVSFNNDPIAIGAFSAISKGIIVVCAAGNRGPTPQLITNDAPWLLTVAAGSVDRRFDAGVHLGNGKRIDGEALTQVTKPTSKPYPLLYSEQHRFCQNEDHGSVAGKVIVCQSTTPTTRYSDIERLMVAGAAGVVLFNNEAAGYTIALRDFKARVVQVTYADGITIADYAKSALNDAVATFTYNNTVLGVRPSPVVASFSSRGPSSISLGVLKPDILAPGLNILAAWPGPSFKIISGTSMATPHVSGVAALIKSLHPDWSPAAIKSAILTTSDAVNNIGTSILNERHGKASAYDRGAGHVNPAKAADPGLVYDLGMTDYAGYICWLFGDEGLVTIVRKSSLSCAKLPKVKDVQLNYPTLTVSLTSMPFTVTRTVTNVGPADSTYAAKVDSPSSMTVHVSPETLVFSKVGEKRTFNVTVICQGVGASEMFVEGSLSWVSKKHVVRSPIVAIRGAGGPTPAPLP